The genomic window AGGGGCTGCTGGAGAGGGGAGAAATTCTGGCTTCCCAGGCCAATATCTACTACAGTCCCTTTGAAATGCTGGAAAAGCTCAAAGAATTCAAAATTATCTACATATCCATACTTCCCAAGATACACCCGGAATTTGAACCCCGGGGTCTTTATTCCTTCCAGTTTCGTTCCATGACTCCCCTCTACGGCAAGCTGGACCTGCTGGTGGAAGAAATAACCCGGCTAAAGAAAAGAAAATACCGGGTTCTGGTACTGTCAGGAACGGCCGAGCGGGGGGAACACATGTTAAGAAGCCTCAAGGAGAGGAATCTTGAGGTAAGCATGTTTTTAAACCTAGAGGAGTTTCAGCCCGGCCAGGTGGCCATTGTGCCGGGCACCCTGGAAAGGGGATTTGAAGAACCCCAGTCCAAATTTGCCATTATATCCGATATGGAAGTCTACGGCAGGCCCAGGAAACAGCAGCCCCGCCCCAGACCCTCTGCAAAGGGCAAGAAAATCGCAGGTTACCAGGAACTCACGGTGGGAGATTATGTTGTCCATACCGCCCACGGCATAGGGAAGTACCTGGGTGTGGAAACCCTGGAAGTAGCCGGCCATAAAAAGGATTATTTTGCCCTGAGCTATGCCGGAGGGGATAAGCTTTATGTCCCCACCGACCAGGTGGATTTGATCCAGAAATATGTGGGATCTGACGAAAATCCTCCCAGGCTTAACAAGTTAGGGGGCAGTGAGTGGAACAAGGCCAAAAGCAAGGCAAAAGAGGCTGTCCAGGAGATGGCCCAGGAGCTCATAAAGCTTTATGCCGCCCGGCAGGCCACGAAGGGCTTTGCCTTTTCCAAAGATACTCCATGGCAGAAAGAATTCGAGGACATGTTCCCCTATGAAGAAACCCCCGACCAGCTCACCGCTATCGAAGAAGTAAAAAGGGACATGGAGAGCGACAGACCCATGGACCGGCTGCTGTGCGGCGATGTGGGATACGGCAAGACAGAGGTTGCCCTGAGGGCGGCCTTTAAGGCGGTGATGGATGCCAAACAGGTGGCGGTGCTGGTGCCCACAACCATACTGGCTGAACAGCATTATCACACCTTTACCGAGAGGTTCGCTCCTTTCCCGGTGAAGATAGATGTCATCAGCAGGTTTAAATCTCCCGCCGAACAAAAGGAGATACTAAAAAAACTTAAGGATGGAGAGATAGACATCATCATCGGCACCCACCGCCTCTTGCAAAAGGATGTGAAATTCAAGGACCTGGGGCTTCTGGTGGTAGATGAGGAGCAGAGGTTCGGGGTATCCCACAAGGAAAAGATAAAACAGCTCAAGAAAAACGTGGATGTGCTGACCCTCACCGCCACACCCATTCCCAGGACCCTGCACATGGCCATGAGCGGCGTGAGGGACATGAGTATCATAGAGACACCCCCGGAGGACCGCTTTCCCATACAGACCTATGTGGTGGAGCATAACGAGTCCCTCATCAGGGATGCCATCCTGCGGGAACTTTCCCGGGGGGGACAGGTTTACTATGTATATAACAGGGTTGAGACCATCCATGAAGAGGCAAGGAGCCTCCAGAGGCTGGTGCCCGAGGCCAGGATCGCCGTAGCCCACGGCCAGATGCACGAGGACGAACTGGAAGAGGTGATGCTCAATTTCTATGATCACAATTTCGATGTGCTGGTATGCACCACCATCATAGAGACAGGTCTTGACATACCCAATGTGAACACACTCATAATCACCTCGGCGGATAAACTGGGATTGTCCCAGCTTTACCAGCTCAGGGGAAGGGTGGGGCGATCCAACCGACAGGCCTTTGCGTATCTAACATACAAAAAGGACAGGATATTGAGCGAAACCGCCGAAAAGAGGCTTTCAGCCATAAGGGAATTTACCGAATTCGGATCCGGATTTAAGATAGCCTTAAAGGACCTGGAAATCCGCGGTGCCGGAAACCTCCTGGGTACCGAGCAGCACGGGCATATGATGGCCATAGGATATGACCTTTACACTAAGCTGCTATCGGCGGCGGTGAAGGAACTCAAGGGAGAGAAGATGGAGGAAGAGGTACAGCCGGTAATAGAGCTTTCCATCAGCGCCTATATTTCCGATGATTTCGTGAGCAATACCGCTCAGAAAATGGAGATTTACCGCCGCATCGCCGGAGTTGAAACAATAGAGGAGGCCGATGATCTGGAGGAGGAAATTGAAGACCGTTTCGGGGATATACCCGAACCTGCCAGAAACCTCATAGAGATTTCCAGGATAAAGGTGCGGGCCAGGAAGCTGAAAATTGCCAGTATTATACAGCAGGGAGAACTTATAAAATTCCAGTTCCAGAATGCCCGAGCCCTGACACCGGAAATGATTTTCAGGCTCAGTGCGGCCTTTCAAAAGCAGTTAAACTTTTTGGGCAGCACCGTGCCATCGTTTACCCTGAAGACCCGGGGCCTGGAAGGGTACAAATTGCTGTCACGCATAGAGAAGATATTGGATGAAATGAACACTATGCAGGAATCCTGCAGTGTAGTATAATATAGCTAGGCTACAGAAAAATACGGGGAGGATGCTGATGAAACTGAAAATGAAGGCCATAGGCCTTGCAGTGGCTATTATCATAGGCATATCCGGCTGCGGTATAATACAAAAAGACACCACTGAGGGCAAAGTCATCGACGGCAAGGAAGTCATCGCCGTGGTCAATGGAGAGAACATCCTGAAATCCGACTTTGACAGCCAGGTAAACCAGGTGAAAAGCGCCCTGGAGGCCAACGGCCAGGATTTTTCCACTGACGAGGGCAAGAAGAATCTTCAGGAAATAAAGAAGAAAGTGCTGGACAGCATGATAAAGGATGTGCTGTCTCTCCAGCAGGCAAAAAAGGAAAATGTGACTTTAAAGCCCAACCAGATGCAAGAGGCCGTAAGTCAGCTGGAAACATATCATGGGGGTAAGGATGCTCTGGACAACTACCTCAAGCAGCAGGGCATGGACTGGAAGAGTTTTGAAAAGCTCCTGCAGGATCAGCTCATCATAAATAATTTAAAGGAGAAGCTTACTGCCAATGTCAAGGTCAGCGATGAAGATGTGAAAAAGTATTTTGACAGCAATAAGGATATGTTCAAGCTTCCTTCGCCCGAAATTAGAGCAAGCCATATCCTGGTCCCCACCGAGGATGAGGCCAATAAGGTGCTGGCTGAAATCAAGGCGGGCGAGGATTTTGCGGAACTTGCCAGAAAGTACTCCACTGACCCCGGTTCAAAAGATAAGGGCGGAG from Biomaibacter acetigenes includes these protein-coding regions:
- a CDS encoding peptidylprolyl isomerase yields the protein MARLQKNTGRMLMKLKMKAIGLAVAIIIGISGCGIIQKDTTEGKVIDGKEVIAVVNGENILKSDFDSQVNQVKSALEANGQDFSTDEGKKNLQEIKKKVLDSMIKDVLSLQQAKKENVTLKPNQMQEAVSQLETYHGGKDALDNYLKQQGMDWKSFEKLLQDQLIINNLKEKLTANVKVSDEDVKKYFDSNKDMFKLPSPEIRASHILVPTEDEANKVLAEIKAGEDFAELARKYSTDPGSKDKGGDLGYFGKGKMVPEFEKAAFALKQGEVSQPVKTQFGYHIIKVTGERTSLSFDDVKDYIKSNLLTSKKDEEFNKFLDQWQKQSKIEKYL
- the mfd gene encoding transcription-repair coupling factor; amino-acid sequence: MMLSIATICEEIPEFNKLVKDLEKGLSNLFAYGVSDSQRAFLIAAMKKRTKSQILVVTPDSLEAKKLADDLSFFLKPEEVALFPASSVIPYETAARSLESTAQRLKVMEMLLAEKSIVVVAPVQALFNKLVPPEIVKNFTLHFKVGESIPLEDVILKLSAMGYERVDMIEGRSQFAVRGGILDIYPLTAEYPYRMEFFDDEVDSIREFLPEDQRSKTKLEEICVGPAREVIYDGETAKRAAINIAGELKKRGEILNSLGQEKIARHLEEKVQEHIEKLQNGLFFEAAELYISHLYPSLATLMDYFSRKPVTVLIEPGRIREARENAAFETEETFKGLLERGEILASQANIYYSPFEMLEKLKEFKIIYISILPKIHPEFEPRGLYSFQFRSMTPLYGKLDLLVEEITRLKKRKYRVLVLSGTAERGEHMLRSLKERNLEVSMFLNLEEFQPGQVAIVPGTLERGFEEPQSKFAIISDMEVYGRPRKQQPRPRPSAKGKKIAGYQELTVGDYVVHTAHGIGKYLGVETLEVAGHKKDYFALSYAGGDKLYVPTDQVDLIQKYVGSDENPPRLNKLGGSEWNKAKSKAKEAVQEMAQELIKLYAARQATKGFAFSKDTPWQKEFEDMFPYEETPDQLTAIEEVKRDMESDRPMDRLLCGDVGYGKTEVALRAAFKAVMDAKQVAVLVPTTILAEQHYHTFTERFAPFPVKIDVISRFKSPAEQKEILKKLKDGEIDIIIGTHRLLQKDVKFKDLGLLVVDEEQRFGVSHKEKIKQLKKNVDVLTLTATPIPRTLHMAMSGVRDMSIIETPPEDRFPIQTYVVEHNESLIRDAILRELSRGGQVYYVYNRVETIHEEARSLQRLVPEARIAVAHGQMHEDELEEVMLNFYDHNFDVLVCTTIIETGLDIPNVNTLIITSADKLGLSQLYQLRGRVGRSNRQAFAYLTYKKDRILSETAEKRLSAIREFTEFGSGFKIALKDLEIRGAGNLLGTEQHGHMMAIGYDLYTKLLSAAVKELKGEKMEEEVQPVIELSISAYISDDFVSNTAQKMEIYRRIAGVETIEEADDLEEEIEDRFGDIPEPARNLIEISRIKVRARKLKIASIIQQGELIKFQFQNARALTPEMIFRLSAAFQKQLNFLGSTVPSFTLKTRGLEGYKLLSRIEKILDEMNTMQESCSVV